The region ATTTCAATGTCTCCGAGCCAACAACTACTAGCAAGTCCTGTGACTGAACGGATGGCACATAAACTTGCTTATCCTCTCTTGCAAGTTTTGTGACAGTAGTGAAGGCACTGGACTTGCATGAGTTCAACAAATATACTACAAAGTGTGGCTAATACAACTAAGCCGGCTCGGAGCGAGAAGCCTCACAGCTTCCGAACATTGTGAGGCTTTGAAGCAGATCACGCGAAGTTAGACGGTGTTTTAGGTTCGCGTAATACTAATAAGCCTCAACTGACGCTTTACTAAAACCAGTCCCGACACGATGTCGGGTGTAATACTTACTCCGTTTTCCAATACGATTCCTTTTATATGTTGGGTTTGCGAAGTTGCTTGTCAATTCTATTCTGTAGCAATTTCCGCAAATCCAATGTTAGGCGCGTAATAAAATATTATTTATTATCCCTTCTAATAATTTTTATAAACTTCACCATCATAAATAATTCGATACTTTACGGTTTCATTTAAAATGTATTTGTATTTGAATTGTTTATATTCAAATTTCTTTTGCAGTAATTGATTACACCTTCCCAACCACCACCGTAAGGAGGATTTTTGCATCTGCCAGTAGTAGTATAATAAGCCGGGGAAATTTTTACTAAGTTAATTATTTTTTTATCACGGTTTTCTGTATTCTTGAATTTTTCAGCTTTATTCGGGGAAATCGAAAACAAAGACTTTGAATTAATAGTATCAGAATTTTCTATAGGGTCTTTCACTTCTAAAATTGCTAATATTCCATTAGGTCCGTTTGTTTCTAAATAAGTGAAATGTGAACGAATAGGAAATGCTTTTCTCTGAAAATCATATTCTCCGATGTGAAAATCGGATGTAATTGCGTATTTATACTTGCGATAGTCCTGAAAATTTTTCTTGTCCTCTTGGTATTTGAATTCATTCTCGGAATAATCCTTATAATTTGCAATATCTGGATTTTCTTTGAAATTAAACCAAGATAGGTCAAAATATTTTTTGCGACTGCTATCTCTTAAATCTATAATTTCATCTACTTTTATTTTAGCAGCTTTTGCAATGCTGTCTATATCTTGCGTTGAATTTACCCAGTTTATTTTTTCATCAAATTCTTCTTGTTTAATACTTCCATTTTTCAAAGCAATTTCAAAATCTTCTTTAGCCCCTTTAAAGTCTCCTGAGAGAACTTTTGAATTGCCTCTATTTTCAAATGCATTTTCATCTTTAGGATTCAAAGAGATACATTGTGAATAGTCCTCAGTAGCCTCTTTGTATTTTTTTAAGTTATATTTAGCATTACCTCGACTATTATATGTGTCTGCATTGTTTGGATTCAGTTTGATAGCTTTTGAATAATCTTCAATAGCACCTTTGTGGTCTTCTAAATCTCCTTCTACATCACCTCTCAGAACATAAAAGTCACTGTCTTCCGAATTTATCATTATCGCCTTATTCAAATCATCTATCGCTTCCTTACGATTTTCTAAGCTTCTCTTGGCTAAAGCACGATTATAGTAAGCATTTGCATTTTTAGGATTTATGGATATTGCCTTTGTAATAT is a window of Leptospiraceae bacterium DNA encoding:
- a CDS encoding tetratricopeptide repeat protein, which gives rise to MINSEDSDFYVLRGDVEGDLEDHKGAIEDYSKAIKLNPNNADTYNSRGNAKYNLKKYKEATEDYSQCISLNPKDENAFENRGNSKVLSGDFKGAKEDFEIALKNGSIKQEEFDEKINWVNSTQDIDSIAKAAKIKVDEIIDLRDSSRKKYFDLSWFNFKENPDIANYKDYSENEFKYQEDKKNFQDYRKYKYAITSDFHIGEYDFQRKAFPIRSHFTYLETNGPNGILAILEVKDPIENSDTINSKSLFSISPNKAEKFKNTENRDKKIINLVKISPAYYTTTGRCKNPPYGGGWEGVINYCKRNLNINNSNTNTF